In the bacterium genome, one interval contains:
- a CDS encoding type II toxin-antitoxin system RelE/ParE family toxin, with amino-acid sequence MDKVERLIWTEDGIKSFEDIIQYIAKDSSYYASNFGRKVLESIENLMEFPKMGRIVPEYNKPNIRELIYQNYRIVYRIGKNIIYILLIIHGSKELPTNI; translated from the coding sequence ATGGATAAAGTAGAAAGGCTCATTTGGACAGAAGATGGAATAAAAAGCTTTGAAGATATTATTCAATATATTGCAAAAGATTCTTCTTACTATGCCAGCAATTTTGGAAGGAAGGTATTGGAATCCATTGAAAATCTAATGGAATTTCCAAAAATGGGAAGAATTGTTCCTGAATATAATAAACCCAACATAAGAGAGCTTATTTATCAGAATTATAGAATAGTGTATAGAATAGGAAAAAATATCATTTATATCTTGCTGATTATTCATGGAAGCAAAGAACTTCCAACAAATATTTAA